A part of Sulfitobacter pacificus genomic DNA contains:
- a CDS encoding tyrosine-type recombinase/integrase, translating to MIATYPLPVYVQRFFTERLLTQMQASPNTIASYRDTFRLLLRYAEAQTRLPPTELHVAHIDADIIGRFLTFCEEERGNSARSRNTRLAAIRSFFKYVAGCEPQLLHHCQKVLAMPSKRHEKRVVDFLTRDEMEALLKAPDQTTWFGRRDRVLLLTMLQTGLRVSEVIGLRVGDVELGTGAHLRCVGKGRKERATPLRTDSRFALKAWLAQCRTEPSDPLFATIRGRPLSRDAVERIVRKHAATAASTSSTFRLKRVTPHVLRHTAAMQLLQSGVDRTIIALWLGHESIETTQVYIHADIELKEKAMALTKPVDQTGGRYRPGDELLAFLEAL from the coding sequence ATGATCGCAACCTATCCATTGCCCGTCTATGTGCAGCGGTTCTTCACCGAGCGGCTGTTGACCCAGATGCAGGCCAGTCCAAACACGATTGCCAGCTATCGCGACACCTTCCGGCTCTTGCTGAGATACGCCGAGGCGCAGACAAGGCTGCCGCCGACTGAGCTACATGTGGCTCACATTGACGCCGACATCATCGGTCGGTTCCTGACCTTCTGCGAGGAGGAACGAGGTAACAGCGCGCGAAGCCGGAACACTCGCCTCGCGGCCATTCGCTCGTTCTTCAAATACGTCGCGGGCTGTGAGCCCCAGCTCCTGCACCATTGCCAGAAGGTGCTGGCGATGCCGTCCAAGCGGCACGAAAAACGCGTCGTGGACTTCCTGACCCGTGACGAGATGGAGGCCTTGCTGAAGGCACCTGACCAGACGACCTGGTTTGGGCGGCGCGACCGCGTTCTGCTTCTCACAATGCTCCAAACCGGCTTGCGTGTATCGGAGGTGATCGGCCTTCGCGTTGGCGATGTCGAGCTTGGCACCGGAGCGCACCTCAGATGCGTGGGCAAGGGTCGAAAAGAACGCGCAACGCCGCTTCGGACAGACAGTCGGTTTGCATTGAAGGCATGGCTTGCGCAGTGCCGGACTGAGCCCAGCGATCCCCTGTTCGCAACCATCCGTGGCAGGCCGCTCAGCAGAGATGCGGTTGAGCGAATTGTTCGGAAACATGCGGCAACCGCCGCCTCGACCAGCTCGACGTTCAGACTGAAGCGCGTCACACCCCATGTCTTGCGCCACACCGCTGCAATGCAGCTTCTACAGAGCGGTGTGGACCGAACGATTATCGCCCTTTGGCTGGGCCATGAATCGATTGAGACGACACAGGTCTACATCCACGCCGATATCGAACTGAAAGAAAAGGCGATGGCTCTGACAAAGCCGGTTGACCAGACGGGTGGACGATATCGACCGGGTGACGAACTCCTGGCATTCCTCGAAGCGCTCTGA
- a CDS encoding tyrosine-type recombinase/integrase — translation MKTLSQRLDEYLALRRSMGFDLSFEERVLRKFTTYAGENGFNRISTPLFLDWKANYGSADNNTWSHRLGMVRRFAFWLAEHDNRTEVPSSQLVTGRYRRRVPYIYAPSQIADLVVEAGRLPSPYGLRAALWQTLFGLIAVTGMRVNEALSLDQHDIDLERAILTLRNTKNGKDRQLPVNEDTAHWLVRYAELRDRLVPQQSSRFFIKEDGEPAGDCGARYNFAQVSRNIGLRSPQAFNRHGHGPRIHDLRHTFAVHTILDWFRDGRDIETEMYKLSTYLGHSEPKHTFWYIEAVPELMQLAAARAERRVLEDAS, via the coding sequence ATGAAGACGCTGTCCCAACGACTTGATGAATATCTGGCCCTTCGGCGTTCGATGGGGTTTGACCTCTCCTTTGAGGAACGGGTCCTGCGCAAGTTCACGACTTATGCCGGTGAAAACGGGTTCAATCGGATCTCGACGCCCTTGTTCCTCGATTGGAAGGCAAACTACGGCAGCGCGGACAACAACACTTGGTCTCATCGCCTTGGTATGGTGCGCCGGTTCGCCTTTTGGCTTGCGGAGCACGACAATCGGACCGAGGTCCCGTCCAGCCAGCTTGTCACAGGCCGATACCGAAGGCGTGTCCCCTACATCTATGCGCCCAGTCAGATCGCGGATCTTGTCGTTGAAGCCGGTCGACTGCCGTCACCTTATGGCCTCCGTGCCGCATTGTGGCAGACCCTGTTCGGCTTGATCGCGGTGACGGGGATGCGCGTGAACGAAGCTTTGTCTTTGGATCAGCATGACATCGATCTGGAACGCGCTATCCTAACGCTCAGAAACACCAAGAATGGCAAGGATCGACAGCTTCCCGTCAACGAGGATACCGCTCATTGGCTTGTTCGATATGCCGAGCTGCGGGATCGTCTGGTTCCGCAGCAATCATCCCGGTTCTTCATCAAAGAGGATGGCGAACCGGCGGGAGATTGCGGGGCACGCTACAACTTCGCGCAGGTCAGCAGAAACATCGGCCTTCGGTCACCACAAGCCTTCAACCGCCACGGACATGGGCCACGCATCCATGATTTGCGGCACACATTTGCCGTTCACACCATCCTGGACTGGTTCCGGGATGGCCGGGACATCGAAACTGAAATGTACAAGCTCAGCACCTATCTCGGCCATTCCGAGCCCAAGCACACGTTCTGGTACATCGAGGCCGTGCCCGAGCTGATGCAGTTAGCCGCGGCGCGGGCCGAACGGCGGGTTTTGGAGGACGCATCATGA